Within Streptomyces sp. SS1-1, the genomic segment CATGGCCAAGGAACAGCCGATCACCAGCACCGAGTACACGGTGCTGGTGCATCTCTCCGAGGCCCCGGAGAACCGGATGCGGATGAGCGACCTGGCCCGTATGTGCGGGCTCTCCCTGAGCGGGGTGACCCGCGTGGTCAAGCGCCTGGAGGCGCAGTCGCTGGTGCTCCGCCAGAAGTGCCCGGACGACGGCCGGGCCTGGCTCGCCGTCCTCACCGACGCGGGCTGGGAGCGGCTGAAGCTGGCCTGGCCGACCAACCTCGCGAGCGTGCGGCGGCATGTCTTCTCCCGCCTGGAGGGCTGTGACATCGCCGCCGCCGCCCGGGTCCTGGAGCGCATCGCCGAGGGCGACTGACGACGCCCGGACGCCCCACGGCACCGGCCGCCCCGGCCACCCCGCGCACGGGTGGCCGGGGCGGCCGTGGCGTCAGGCGGCGGCCCGCAGCGGGGCCAGCGCCTTCGACCAGGCCACCACCTGGTCGAGCGTCGTCACCAGCGTGTCGCGCTGGACGGGCGCGGGCGTGAAGGTGGTGAAGTTCTCGAAGTCGGTGAACAGCGAGAGCGCCACCTGGGAGCGGACGTCGGCCAGCTGGAGCTCGCCCGCGATGCCGCGCAGGTGCTCCACGGCACGGGTGCCGCCGACCGAGCCGTAGCTGACGAACCCTACGGCCTTGTTGTTCCACTCGGCGTAGAGGAAGTCGATCGCGTTCTTCAGCGCGCCCGGCACGGAACGGTTGTACTCCGGCGTCACGATCACGAAGCCGTCCAGCGAGGCGATCTTCTCGGCGAACGCCTGGGTGTGGGGCTGCGTGTAGTTGCCGAGGGACGCCGGGTACGCCTCGTCGAGGACGGGGAGCTTGTAGTCCAGCAGGTCGACGATCTCGAACTGGGCGTCGGTGCGCTCGGCGGCGACCTCGTGCACCCAGCGCGCCACGGCCTCGCCGTTGCGGCCCGGGCGCGTGCTGCCGATGATGATTCCGATCTTGGTCATGAGGACCTTCCCTGCGTGATGCGTGAGTGCGGTGATGCGTGAGGCGGTCCACGGAAATACTTGCTCCGTCAAGCAACCTCACCGCGAAGGTAACTCCATTTGATTGACGAGTCAAGCAAACAGGGAGTGGGCCGCTCGTCGCCCGGTGTCACCCGCGCGGGTGCGGTCGCGTGGGCATCGCGCGGGGGCGGGGCACAGTCACGAGCGACGCCCCCCTCACACAAGGACCGGTCCATGAGCGCCGCCGAGCAGTTCGCCGTCCAGGAGGTCAGCCCGTCGTACTGGCGGGTGACCTTCTCCAACGGAGCGATCAACCTGATCGACGCCGACACCCTCGATCAGCTCGCGGAGCTGATCACCCGTATCGAAGAGGCCCCCGACCTCACGGTCGTCGTCTTCCGCAGCGCCCGGCCGGACTTCTTCATGGCGCACTGGGACATGCT encodes:
- a CDS encoding MarR family winged helix-turn-helix transcriptional regulator; the protein is MADTTAIKPLDQDEEAFLRALGRVMAYLPRVVDADMAKEQPITSTEYTVLVHLSEAPENRMRMSDLARMCGLSLSGVTRVVKRLEAQSLVLRQKCPDDGRAWLAVLTDAGWERLKLAWPTNLASVRRHVFSRLEGCDIAAAARVLERIAEGD
- a CDS encoding NADPH-dependent FMN reductase, which encodes MTKIGIIIGSTRPGRNGEAVARWVHEVAAERTDAQFEIVDLLDYKLPVLDEAYPASLGNYTQPHTQAFAEKIASLDGFVIVTPEYNRSVPGALKNAIDFLYAEWNNKAVGFVSYGSVGGTRAVEHLRGIAGELQLADVRSQVALSLFTDFENFTTFTPAPVQRDTLVTTLDQVVAWSKALAPLRAAA